DNA sequence from the Vicia villosa cultivar HV-30 ecotype Madison, WI linkage group LG3, Vvil1.0, whole genome shotgun sequence genome:
ttcgacacaagcatgtgaacaaccttcaacttcatgcttaaccctgtcgaaccaagaagctacccttcggccatactagagttcgatccaatatctcacatatatatttttacttttattattatatacacATGTATACTTATTAGTTTTATAACAtacatgtgagatattggatcaaactctagtatggtctaagggtagcttcttggttcgacagttcgacagggttaagcatgaagtcgaaggttgttcacattctgatgtcgaagtgtgcatgctgtagtcgaagatgggtctagtatgcaggtgtcgaagatgctagggttgttagaatgttaaattaggatttagtggttaaaccttaatttgttaagttagtttgtttattaagttggcttgtgtaatgggccttatggcaaaagcccattagttagtatgttaggttttattataaatagcatactagtctctcattattgcaacgctgcaaatcctaatttagggtgagagaagttatttgttattcttgtaaacttgtaatcttgttttctaagagaaagtgaaagaataacagttataactaattcttgtgttcttctttattcttcccttgcattatactttgttcttggcattggaTTCACAACAATACATCGCTGTTAAACTTATACacactttaataaaaaaatttgtttatttcttaAATTTGTTTAAATGTTATTAAAAACTTAATAAGACAGGATAATTTATAACTGATCGATAGTTTTTTTATTACATATGTGAATAAACGGGTACGAGTATGGGTATTTAGGTACTCATAAGATACAGGTACGAGTATGGATACTTAGGTACTCATAAGATATAGATACGGGTATACAAGTTGGTGCCCACGCAGATATAGACTCGAGTATAAAGATTTTTTCAAACCACGCATATAAGGACGGGTACTAAATTACTCTCTCCAAATAcaattacattaaaattaaaagtttatgtttctttcattaTTCTTTAATATTATACCACTAAAAGTTTATCAACATTTTTTTTCTATTCACTTCTTGAGTGTACAATACTAATATAAAACCAATATGTTACTATTGTTACTTGCTTGCGATATATGGCGACACTTTTACTGTTTTCGTAAATAACATACATACTTTCTACTCACCAAACATTAAGCAacaaaaaactttaaaataatcaaaaatagATACTAAAAATATgactttattttttcatttataaatttCATTTTCACATTGCTTATTGATATTGATATAAtcttaacaaaataaaaactctTCCATGAAGTTCTTCAAGATTTATTAACAACTTGAATCctgtaaataattttaaaaaagttagaataattaataattaaaaaaacaaatattttagtgggtatgaatttaaaaaaaaaaaagggcaaGAGAAACATACTTGCTACAATCAACCGAAGCACTAATTGGAAAAGGCACATTAATGTGACAAAGTTGTGGAAATTGAGCAGCTCTGTCTGGTTTAACTGCAAATTTAGTAGAAGCATCTTTGAGACATTGGCAGACACTTCTCTTAATCGGAGTTGTGTTAGCCTTATTGAACAAATTAGTAGCTCCAGTGCAACAGTCAGCAGATGGTGTGGCTGGAAGAGAACCTTCTAGAAAAGGTAGACATGGCAACAGAGATGAAACTGCCTCTGAACATGAAACATCATCGATTTCACTTGCATGTAATGTTGTTGTCATTACCATGCATAAAACCAATATTACAGCAACTGTTTTCTGACTTGACatcttgatttcaaaatatggatCTATCTAGCTTTGATTTTTCTAATGAGTTTTGGTTATTATTTGTATCTGAAGCCTCTTCAATTTATAGGCAGGGATGTTACATTTATATGGTAACAAATAAatgatttcttatttttatttttggtcaATCATCCTAATTATTAAATCACTAAAATTttgaaatagatttttttttcaaaaggtatATTTTAGTTGTAAAAAATATTAGGCCTGAAACTACTTAATATTAGAATTGATTTCCGAACTGGACTATATTGGTGGTGGAAAAAACCACTATGGAATgcttttttatttttggaaattttatttcatttttaaaatgaaatgttttttatttaatttagaataaaaatcaacttttaaattgtaattcttatttttattctaaatgTGCATTTTATTAAcagtcaaaatatattttttgtaacacaatattttataacttattaaaaatataaaaaaaatatctattttttttaaataggtgATATGATTTACATTAAACCGGCCCCTTGATTTATAGGTAGGAGGTAAAcaaaccagtgttttaaaaaactGGACCGAACATCAAATCAGTGAGGGTATTGGATCACTGGTTTATTGTTCGAACCACTGAGTCACTGGTCGAACtgcatgactaaaccgggttaaaccggataactcggttgaatagaccggtcgttataacaaaattatataggtataaaatttgTCGAACCGGATGACTCaatctctacaaaatataactaacacttaaatttttaaaaaaatatcatattataaataaattcacaagttcataatttaaattcaaaatttacacgtaggtatcacacacaataaaatagtacataattataaaatataattgcaaacaaaagtttaatcgcaacataatctaattgaataattcataacaaaataatttaattgtttagtaaatttaattttaaaaaaagaaaaattgtttgaatgttgggatctccttctttgatatcaaaattatcagtaacaaaatcaaccgcatatacaagtatttttttatatttattttttattttaatttttcattaaaatagtcaaaacgatgttgttttaattttttaaaataaaaaataaaaaaaatttaaaaatacatttaaactGCCGGTTTTCCTGGTTTTAGTGGTTTATACCGATTTTcaccggttcacaccggttcaatgacattctCGATCCAGCTATTAAATCAGACTAGTTACCTAGCCGGTTctcggttcgaccggtccgactgGCCAGTccgatccgatttttaaaacactaaaACAAATAACCGAcaacttattttgttttaatttaggcTTAATTCATATCTAAagtcaattttaaattttataaatacagTCAATCTTTCTAAATAACAAATCACTAGAAGCATTTTAAATGACATtgcttttaaagttttttttttaaaattgtattcAAAGTTAAAACAAAAAGCTATTGAGAAAAAGGAATATACATTTACACTATCAatcaatgaaaagaaaaatatagaTTCAATTAAAACAcaccttttatttttaaaataccgaTATGACAAAGTAAATATAAAGAATTTGATTGTATGTGTAATACTAATTTATACTATTTGTGCactatttttaaattcaaaattatttatattaattaaccaaaaaaaaaagttattttttatcaaatgcACATAGTGGAAAGACTTATTTTAATTAAgatgttttatttcatttttcttttctaatttgtggtatttatttagaaaataagttacattttccatctttttgaaaaataatctttaaattttatttttggcgTGAATTCAAATACAAATATTTAACAATTTTGGATAGTAATTTTTTGGAAACTCTTATAttggagaaagaaatttcaattaatattttattttatttatgtttttaaaattgtgatattacaaaaacctctttttttttatttattaacggtggtattttgaatttttttttttaataaccatttttttaatttttttttttcagaaataaccaatattttaaaataattacacaaatagtcacttttttgctaaaaaaacacgttgtcgccagggggtggcgacaacacttttCTTTCAACGTTGTCGCAAATGGGCTGGGCGAATATGTATAAAAActgggtgttgtcgccaccccctggcgacaacacctccctaattttttttcaatttttttatataattttttttacctattattttttactattttgttagtttgaaaaataatataaataaataaacaagtaccaaatacattaattattaatcataataaaaaagtacattaaaatttaaaaaagtacaaaatacattaatgataataataaaaaggaaCATGGTTGTATGGGAACCTGGttgttcaaattgatggaacctgGTTGTATGGGAAATACAAAGTAACATTGCTGATGGCGGTCGCGCAAGATGGAAATAGCAATatttttccaatagcctttgctctggtagaaggagaaacagctgctgcttggagtttctttctgaagaatctccgagctagagttgctccacaacctaatctttgtttgatttcggaCAAGCACGctttgttagacgctaggcttacgtatctagagggggggtgaatagatacttCAGAATTTATTcgaattttcttaaaaatatatggcgaaagcgtttagggatcgactcgcgtctattccgaaccattACGGGAAGGATCAAATATGTTTTTAAACCACAAActgattatgatgtgatgatgaaacttaTTCGAGAATCAACAAGTTATAATGATATAAATCGTTTAAGTGTTTGCTTGATTAAACTTGTTTTCAATGACTTTGATTTATGAGgaaagcaatatatcaaacacttggtgataatgtccaaattgaATTATgaatcaatgtgtggtgacttgtgatgttaatgcagaatcttatcacacaagtttaacacttgatacGTGAATCAATTTGCTATTATGACCAAAAATAAGCACaacgtaaacgaaaagataaaagcaataagaacacgatatttgttcaggcagttcgtcgatcgtcctcgctacgactacatctgcccccaattccaaacgggaattgggatgtctttcattatgattgaaaagagTTTATGCAAAGAAGATAACAAATCAATAACGATAAATCgaatatgttgattctttgtatcttcttccccttgaccttgagccagatcaagtatcctccaagagcttatcgttgattccctttctgcagtgttgtgaattgctcgaacctttgttcttcaatttccacactcagctgaatccttgatgaagcctcttgacaaaaacccccaaaattcaccaatcttggaggacaaaatccgcagattttattcaccaaaaactccACAAATCTTCAACTACTGggaaccttcaattcctttccatggacgttttcaatcttgatcacaaaccctcaccacaagaattgttgtgtgtaattgtgttggagttgagaagaagaaagaagatgagaagcctttgtgtatctttcatttGTTGGTGTTCAAGTTGCATAATTAActgaaaatgatatatatatgtgCTAGTACAGTTAACTCAGGGCAAACACATAATTTGGCAAGTTTTAAggtaataggtcgacctacttcattgattgggtcgacctaaatggaacaGATTCAACACAATTATATTTGTTtccagttgggtcgacctgttAGGGCTCTGGGTCGACCTAAAAGCAATTGGTTTTGGttcttgtgacttttcttcattttaggtcgacctagtcatATAGTCGAGTCGACCTAGGATGTGTTAGAGTGCCAAAATCCTGCTTTTCCTTATGTCATTCACTTGTAGCTTGCTATTTGTTCAATGAAGATGTTTTCCATGAATCGAAAACTCTGATGAGTGTATGCTTGCACTTacacgcttctattgacagcgcatacaacaatccggcaaatggttggcacgATCTCCCttctaagcatgtctactgtattaggcatatcgcacaaaattttatgcgagagatcaaagataaatttttgaagaaccatttggtgaacgcggggtatgccttaaaccaacctggatttcaatactatCGTCGTGAAATAGCTTTGTCAAATCCAGATGCggggaggtggattgacagcattgacagagcgagatggactaggtcatacgacgatggggcgaggtggggccacatgactacaaatcttgtggaatcaatgaacggcGTTTTTAAGGGCATACAAAACCTACCTGTAACGGCTTTGGTGAGTGCAACATATTTTTGGATGGTAACTTTGTTCGCCACAAGAGCTAAGCGGTGGAATTCAGTGATACAAGCACAACAGGTATACAgcgatgtctgcatgaaatatatacaacaagaaTCTGCCAAGGGGAACACTCATCGAGTTATagagttcgaccgtcatggccacaccttcagtgtcaAAGAAATAATTGACCACAACCAGGGGCTGCCACGACAACAGTATCGTGTCTCAatcccagatcgttggtgcgactgttGCCAATTTCAAGcctatcgcatgccttgctcccatgtcattgcagcatgttcacatactcactttgatgcattatcattggtatcagaaatttacaaggtatcaacgttgctcaacgtatatgacaattactttccggtggtagcgATGGAGGAATATTCGCATGTGTAtgagggggaaacagtttggcacaatgatttaatgcgtcggaataaaagcggtcgaccaaacagcaagcgtattagaaccgaaatggacgccactgaaaaaatgcagaggaaatgtagtatatgtcgtgaggtaggatATAATAAGAACAAGTGTCCTAATCGTGGATCTAGTTCCACAACATAGTTTGAAATGGTTCAAtgctatttgtaatttattttaccaATGAAATagacttttttttattaatcagaTGAGTTACAACACACATGACAAATAACATAAACTAGGactagaaataaaattttaactaaaAACAATAGTTTAAAAGACAACACAAAGACTAAACCAATAAcacaacaaataattaaaatctaagaaattacaacggttaaaacaatgtcatctgtTCCATCCATTATTTGTTCAGTATCAAGGTCGGTTTTCACATCAATCCACCAACGTATCGTCTCTCCGGTCATAAGCGAcacccttgttctaagcctctggatccttTTGATTTCTTCCCCGGGACTATACTCCCCTTCTAACTGTGACATCAGAGTCCGCTTCAGGTTCTTGAAGTCGCGGATGTTCTAAAACGTAACTGACATCGGGGGTTTGACCGGAGAATAAATAATATGCCCATAACATCTTTTGTATTCCGGTGCCGGCACAGGACGACTAGGTGATGTTCGGAGCCATGACGGCGGCCTTATGCGAGACATGATGTGCAGTGAAAATGGGAAAATTGGTGGGGGAAATAATGATTCTTGATGGAAGAATGGGctgctatttataggcaaaaaatGCACACAATTTAATGTTGTCTCCACCCAAGGAGGCGACCGGGGCCCACGCATGcaggtaaaaaaaattatataaaatttgaagaaaaaaaataagggaggtgttgtcgccagggggtggcgacaacacccagTTTTTTGAACATATTCGCCCAGCCCATTGGCGACAACGTTGAAAGaaaagtgttgtcgccacccccccggcGTCAACGTGTTTTTTTAGCAAAAAAGTGgctatttgtgtaattattttgaaatattggTTATTtctgaatctttttttttaaaaaatggttatttaaaaaaaaattctggtATTTTAGCATCAGGTGATATTGTCATTTGATCATCTTTAACgaacaaatcaaatatctcatcacacTTCGTCACATGGAAGGTGTATGTTCCCTTAGGGGACTTATCATTCTTTTCTAGTTCGACGGGATTTTCGAATGTGCAAGAACCTTGCAAGATTAAGGTGGCCCTTGTTTCAACTCGGCCAAATCAATTTCACTTTCATCACACTACATACTCAATAACCTGGTCAGACGGACCGATATGctatgataccactaatgtaacacccttctaccgAACACGTAAATTTGCgagtaaattaaataatttattaaaatacaagCACCAACAAGGATGTCACATCTTCATAAAATCTCATATAACAAATAATcatgctccgtaacacgggttacaaaaatatcaaaagcATAATTTGCCCCTTTTCCATTTTCAAATCAACACTATTTCAACTCGCAGCGAAATAAAATAATGTCTCAACCTTCATTATAACGTAATTCAAATACCATAAAAAGTTAATTCaactttaacaaaatcatcataaatcatGTTATAACTTCACAATTCAAAACCAAACAGAAAGCCATGAAAACAACTTGAAAATCTCATAAAATTGCAAGGAACACAAGGTTCTCAATCTATCGACCCCAAccccgatgttacatatcagagcaagaatATTTTTATTCTACCGAAAGCTAACAAAAACACACTTTGAATCTACCCTCTAAGTTTCCTGCACAAATCTTGATCACCGGCATGTTACCCACGTTTAGAGGCAACATTTCCAAACTGAAAGGGTGAGTAAATACAATCATTATAAAAAGTATACGGAATAAATACAATAATTACCAACAACAATATCATCACTAGATTATTCATTTGCAATGTCACATAAAAAAACATCCTTCACAGCTCATACATCATCAAAACATCATTTACGTCATTCAATATGCAAACATAATTATGAAATACAACATTACtgactaatgcatgtggtaccaattcaccATCACTGATGACATAGTTATCTTCCTCCAAAGATCCCCAACATATGATCAATTCCCGCTTGGATCCGGAGCACATCACAAAACGCACTCAATCCACACGACGGGATTAAGGCTAGACATCGGTCCTAACATCACTGGGCATCTGCCCTTACACAGTGGAGGAACTAGGGGGACATGGTAAGGCCACGACCACcccttaacttttttttttaattcatatatatcaaattactaaaatatccttatattaaaattaatttttatcttttctttctaATTCACAATTAGGTCAAAATACATATAAGGTAAAAAAATttctatcttttctttctttctcatatGCATTTGCTACCGGTACTGGAATCCGAACAAATTAAAGTGATTGGCATCTAACAGGTAAAAAGctttattcattcttttttttttataaaaagtaacAAATTAAAGTGATTGCTTGATTtgtgtttttgggatttttagggttcttcatccttGATGTGTTAAATTAGATGAACAACACATTAAATCATTAATCAATAGTAATCTATGAGGTTTATTAAGCCAATTCATAACACTGTAATTTATAAATATAGTTATACACTGTAATAAGGTTTATTTAATCATTGCTGCTGCTAATTTCTAATAGTGAAGTTATCGGTATTTGAAAACGGATTAAAATTGATTATTtaagtttattaatttttttctcttttaatttctatGTTCTCTAAATTGATTTTTGGATCTGATCTGATATTATAGGAAAAGTAAAGATGAATAATAGGAAAATTGAttcttttttcaaaaggaaagcatgtgaaattgaaagagaagagagagatgaagaaattatAATCCCGACATCCGAATCTGAAACAGTTCTTAAGAATCCAACAATTGAAGAGCATCATGGTTATGAAAATTCTTTGGAATGCGATCCTGAAAAGCGTCCTCCGATTTGGCAATATCCACCAAATCAAGTGGATGCAATACAAAGAGCTTATCTAAAATAGGGTCCATATCAATTTAATTTAGAAAACTAACCTTTGTCTAGTAACGAGGATCATCCAAGAAGGTttctgaaggagtgaaaaacacttagaaagggtgagattgaataagggttctttctctaaaatggtagataaaaataaataacacaattatttttatcctggttcgttgttaactaaactactccagtccacccctgacaaggtgatttacctcaactgaggatttaatccaataatcaaactgattacaatggttctccacttagataccctctaagtcttctagagtactctaatcacaccttgatcactctaggaaatccttttacaatcaatgtaaaataaatgttaaaagagattcaaatgcttctaaataagctataatcacgaagtgatttttctcttaagtttaagttctaacactcactaagatattacaaagttgtgaggttg
Encoded proteins:
- the LOC131656780 gene encoding non-specific lipid-transfer protein A-like produces the protein MSSQKTVAVILVLCMVMTTTLHASEIDDVSCSEAVSSLLPCLPFLEGSLPATPSADCCTGATNLFNKANTTPIKRSVCQCLKDASTKFAVKPDRAAQFPQLCHINVPFPISASVDCSKIQVVNKS